Part of the Rhizobiales bacterium NRL2 genome is shown below.
TGGATGCGCCGCTCCACCCACCAGCGGCTGTCGATCCCCGGCATCGGCCCGGCCTTCGACAGGATGTCCTGGGCTTCGGCGTTGCGGTCGTGGCGGCGCAGATAGCGCACCCGCTCGTAGACCAGTCCCGGATTGTCCTTCAGCGACGGTGGTACGCGGTCATGGGCCGCTTCGGCGCGGCTGCGGGCGAAGCGCAGGCTCAGGCGCGCATCGGCCAGCAGCCAGTAGTCGCTGGGCACCAGCGGCTCCATGCGTCCCGCCGCGCTGCTCTGCCCGTTCCAGACCAGCCGGTCGAGGCGCTTCCAGTGGTCCTCGGTGGTGAAGGCGTCGCCGAAGGCGGCAAGAAGATCCGCTTCCAGCGACTTGTCCAGATCGTGGTCGTGCCAGGCGTGCTTCGCGACGCGGATGGCCGGCAGGCGCGCGCCTTGCCCGTCGAGCAGCAGGGCGTGGCGCACGACGCCTTCGCCGGTCACCGGGGGGTGCCGTTCGAAGTGGGTCAGCGCCTCGCTGACGCCCGCCTCCCGCGCCACCAGCCGCTCCAGCTCGACGCGCACCGCGTCCAGGCTGGGGAATTCGGGATGGGCGTCCAGGAAGGCCCGGATCGCGTCGCGGTCCTCCACGCCCTCGCGGCGGATGCGCAGCCATTGCAGCACCGGAAACAGACGGTCGTCGCGGATGCCGCCGAGAATGCGGTCGAGCGCATCCCATTCGCGGTCCCGCGCCGCGTCGAAAGCCCGGCGGTAGGCCTGGCGGTCGGCGGCGGAGAGCATGGCGCTCTCGCGGCTCTGCACGCGCCGTTCCTCGTTGGCCGGGGGCAGGGGCGCGGCTGTGGCGGCGGCGGCCGTCATGGCCGACAGGACGAGGGCGATCGCAAGAATCGGGGAGGGTCGCAAACAGGGCCTCCGTTGCTGGGTCGAGCCTGCCCGACCATATGGGGACGTCAAGCCGGATTTCGCAGGGCCGTCGCGGCCGCCGCCACAACTCGCCGCTTGCCCGGCCTCGGGCGGCGTCGCTATAAGCGGTCGTTCCGGCCCCCGGCCTCAACCGACGGAGACAGTGAGATGGATATCAAGGGATCGATCCCCGCGCTGATCACGCCGTTCCAGAACGGCGCCGTGGACGAGGCCGGCTTCCGCAAATTCGTCGAATGGCAGATCGCCGAGGGCAGCACCGGCCTTGTGCCCATGGGCACGACCGGCGAATCGCCGACGCTGTCGCATGACGAGCACCGCCGGGTGGTGGAGCTCTGCATCGAGGTCGCCGACGGGCGCGTGCCGGTGATCGCCGGCACCGGGTCGAACAACACCCGGGAGGCGATCGGCCTCACCCGCCACGCGAAGGAGGCAGGCGCCGACGCCTGCCTGGTGGTCACCCCCTATTACAACAAGCCGAACCAGGAAGGCCTCTACCGCCATTTCGAGGCGCTCAACGAGATCGGCCTGCCCATCATCATGTACAACATCCCGCCGCGCTCGGTGGTCGACATGTCCGTGGAGACCATGGCCAGGCTCTCGAAGCTGGAGAACATCATCGGCGTCAAGGACGCGACGGCGAAGC
Proteins encoded:
- a CDS encoding 4-hydroxy-tetrahydrodipicolinate synthase — encoded protein: MDIKGSIPALITPFQNGAVDEAGFRKFVEWQIAEGSTGLVPMGTTGESPTLSHDEHRRVVELCIEVADGRVPVIAGTGSNNTREAIGLTRHAKEAGADACLVVTPYYNKPNQEGLYRHFEALNEIGLPIIMYNIPPRSVVDMSVETMARLSKLENIIGVKDATAKLERVSLQRQACGPDFIQLSGEDGTALALMAHGGHGCISVTANVAPKLCAEFQAACMAGDYATALAYQDRLMPLHNALFLEPSPGPVKYAVSRIMTDLSPHTRLPLAPITDETKAEVDGALRHAGLLN